From Asterias rubens chromosome 6, eAstRub1.3, whole genome shotgun sequence, one genomic window encodes:
- the LOC117291556 gene encoding frizzled-5-like, protein MAFSTAPTILCFHAAVLAVFLVRCSAIRDVKCEPITIPMCRDIGYNMTYMPNQFNHDTQDEAGLEVHQFWPLVEIQCSADLKFFLCSMYTPICVTNYHKPLPACRSVCERAKSGCAPLMRQYGFAWPERMRCEDLPEFGNPDQLCMGFNTTEKPTPKPTIPTVTKQRPSQPTDGGCPCSCKEPFKTVPPHHPYYGRVSTGGVSSCATPCNGAFFSPDEKTFATFWIGLWSILCFVSTLTTTLTFLIDMERFKYPERPIIFLSGCYLFVSLGYIIRLIAGHETVACNGEYIRYESTGPAVCTIVFLLVYFFGMASSIWWVILSLTWFLAAGMKWGSEAIASYSQYFHLAAWLVPSIKSIAVLALSSVDGDPVSGICFVGNQSVEKLRGFVLAPLFVYLILGTFFLLAGFVSLFRIRHVIKAGGSKTDKLEKLMIRIGVFTVLYTVPATIVIGCYFYEQHARGKWERTHTCGCKNTAVTYPDYSVFMLKYFMCLVVGITSGVWIWSGKTLESWKGFYYRLFGKRELDRIGKPSNPKAVPLAHV, encoded by the coding sequence ATGACGTACATGCCCAACCAGTTTAACCATGACACACAAGACGAGGCCGGACTTGAGGTGCATCAGTTCTGGCCTCTGGTGGAGATCCAGTGTTCAGCGGACTTGAAGTTTTTCTTATGCAGTATGTACACTCCAATCTGCGTGACGAACTATCACAAGCCACTGCCGGCTTGTCGGTCGGTGTGCGAGCGGGCCAAGTCGGGCTGTGCACCGCTGATGAGACAGTACGGATTCGCCTGGCCGGAGAGGATGCGATGTGAGGATTTACCTGAATTCGGCAACCCAGACCAGCTTTGCATGGGGTTCAACACCACCGAGAAACCCACTCCAAAGCCAACCATCCCTACCGTCACCAAGCAGCGTCCATCCCAGCCGACGGACGGTGGGTGTCCCTGCTCCTGTAAAGAACCCTTCAAAACAGTGCCACCACATCACCCGTACTACGGTCGTGTCAGCACCGGTGGTGTGTCCAGCTGTGCTACCCCTTGCAATGGTGCCTTCTTCTCGCCCGATGAGAAAACATTTGCAACCTTCTGGATCGGTTTGTGGTCAATTTTATGCTTCGTTTCCACACTCACCACTACCTTAACTTTCCTGATCGACATGGAGAGGTTCAAGTACCCAGAGAGACCCATCATCTTCTTGAGTGGATGCTATTTATTCGTCTCCTTGGGATACATCATCCGTCTCATCGCAGGCCACGAGACAGTGGCTTGCAACGGGGAGTACATCCGCTACGAGTCCACTGGGCCTGCCGTCTGCACCATCGTTTTCCTCCTCGTGTATTTCTTCGGGATGGCCAGCTCGATCTGGTGGGTCATCCTCTCCCTGACGTGGTTCCTAGCAGCCGGTATGAAATGGGGCAGCGAGGCCATAGCGAGTTACTCCCAGTACTTCCACCTTGCGGCATGGCTGGTACCGAGCATCAAATCCATCGCAGTTTTAGCTCTAAGCTCCGTGGACGGCGACCCGGTTTCAGGGATCTGCTTTGTCGGTAATCAGAGTGTGGAGAAACTTCGGGGCTTCGTGCTTGCCCCCCTCTTCGTGTACCTCATCCTTGGAACATTCTTCTTGCTGGCGGGATTTGTTTCGCTATTCCGCATCAGACATGTCATCAAAGCAGGAGGCAGTAAAACAGACAAACTTGAGAAACTGATGATCAGAATTGGGGTATTTACAGTACTTTACACGGTGCCAGCTACCATCGTGATTGGGTGTTATTTCTACGAACAACATGCCCGTGGCAAATGGGAAAGAACACACACATGTGGCTGCAAAAACACAGCAGTTACATATCCCGATTATTCTGTTTTTATGCTCAAGTACTTTATGTGCCTAGTCGTTGGGATCACGTCTGGGGTTTGGATCTGGTCCGGAAAGACCCTTGAATCGTGGAAAGGATTTTATTATCGTTTATTTGGAAAGAGAGAACTGGACAGAATCGGTAAGCCATCCAACCCAAAGGCTGTTCCGTTGGCACATGTTTGA